The window CTTGCATGTAATTTTTCGTGTTTTCTGCCTTATCACGATttgaactattttgggataattggatttttatatttttcaaatttctcaaaagtgttaggtgccgtatagctgaatgttgtaatattgcaaattactcataaaaacatagggccaaagtccctgaagctactatagacatggatacaaaattaagtatttcctgactgtatgaaattatctcactaaggtcatcctagggacatgtaaaccaaatattaaagctgtctgaccagcggttttgaaaaaacaagcgactcaaaagttgacagagctctgctgtgttatgtagagaataaccttttgtgacacatgtattgatgaagaaggtggatatctttgatagctcatttcaggatggcctgaccaaaaatggaaaaaattcctgtaaaatacagatttgcatatttcatcagactatattagtctataatagcaaataaacgagagttaattacattctaattaaagtaaacaagacttgcttaaatcaagatttacgtcatagtaaaacagcatatctgtcaggttataaagaatcttgagctggctttcttttaatatcagtattttcatcctattaaccaagcacattttaactttcaaattaacattgtaagtaagttctgttgaataagttgagactgtcgaactcagagaaagcacactgaagagacaaatgtttgtaacttaagaagttcaaggtcatcaaaagcattataaggaatcatgttacactttcattgcactgtttacacatattgcataattgctataaatagcacatgaggaatcttacagcccagctttaccataaaaaccctatcactttgaccactcttttaattgaccactctattttttcctcaaaagtaatcttattttatccttaccaagtcaaccataaatggaaattagaactttctctatctctatttatttgaccaccctatcatgacaaactattatgagcaatttcttttagataacataaatggtagttcagaatatatcaaagttgggattcaggaaagttgcctttacatgttttaatcctccaagatggtaagcatttcactatgaactgtcaaaaaaagttgaactttctgataattccacactaaaattattttggctttgatgatttcctaattaattcaattatttaaaatcatattaattatttttttctgggtgaattgatagggtttatacagtacaagaattacatacaatgtaagtcaaattttgaccaaaaatgacaaaaaaattccttaaaaatacacatttgcatatttcatcacaatttgaacaaatctaagttgggttatccctagggacctgtataccaaataacaaagctgtctgaccagcggttatgaagaagaagattttttaccaaaaacaccttttttggcattaatttgcctattttcaacaatatcaaaaaattaaaaaaattagtttctcaaaatcatatttttcatctacacaacaaatatcaaatcagtaagtactgcggttctcaagatatttgagtggacggacgcctcacaaacggacatacatacatacatacatacatacatacatacgtacagactgacgccggacggatacccatcccaatagcttctatagactatagtctatagtagctaaaagtGTCTAAtgcaaaaagaaaagcagatgagattacatctgtagattaaatcgacattacttcatcatccaattatcccaaattagttccaatcgtgttccttaCACCACATCCTCTTTgttctaaaaatggacttatATCAGCGAGTGCAAGGATCGGGACACATGGACTCCTGATTAAAATGTGAAAGCACAGTAAGTGTAATCACTTTCTTTCACGATTGCTCATatatttttagtcatttttttaGTTTGTGTTTGCTTATTTACTTATCTCTTTATTTCTTTTGTCTGCATGttgtttgtcattttgattgtttttgttgttcatTATTCAGCCTGAGACCCAGTGATCATGAagctgaacacgattggaactaatttgggataattggattgcgAAGTAAGGTCTacttgatctgcaaatgtaagctcatctgcttttcattttaagttacttgtttttatgagtaatttataatattgcaacattccagctatagggcacctaacatttttgagaaatttgaaaaatatgaaaatccaattatcccaaataagttccaaccGTGTTGCTAGAACGTGAAGGATTCTGAAACTCTTTGCTGGATATtcaggaaaatacaaaattatgtttatgTCCCACATTGTTTTGTCTAATTGCCATCGCTATCTCCAATTATGTACAATAAATGGTCTGTCCTCAACTGGGAGACATGTTGGATGTTGTTACCTTAAACACTGACAACCAACATCAATGTTAAAAATGCTATTTCACTCTGTATGACAGAGAACACAAACTCCAACCACAATTATTTCAAAACCAGATCAAAGTTTATTAGAAAAGCTGATATAACACAACAGTAAGttaagaaaagtgaaaaaagtggACGATGGCCAAAAGATGAGGTCTCCATAAATTAACCCTGGTATTTTACCAGATTATAGTATATTGTATAATGACAGCCAGccattgtttccatggaaatgaaTCACATGACAGCACAATGCTTGAAGCAGTGCCCACTTGACACCAATCTCATTTTGACTGGCACATGATAAGATACAAATATTTGTGGACTTTCAAAAAAAGGGGTCTCCTATTTTTTTATATAACCATGTTTCTGAGGTTATTATCAAAGCACACTGTAGCATTCATTCAAATTAACTTAACTAAATATTTGATTATGAGAGTTCTGCATCTTGAACTCTGACCCCTTCAAGAGACAGTGTCTAACGTAATGGCTACAATCACAAAATTCTAATCATTTTTAGTCCTggtaattataataatactatAATATATGCAATAACATCCTAGCATATTGCAATAGTGTGGCTCCCTTGCCACAGCTCTGTCGGTAATTCAAAATTCTTGAAATGTCTTTGCAGCAAGGTTTTTGTACTGATGCGACAATTTGTGCGACAATTTGCCTGTTTCCCAGTAAatcaaaaaagttttattcgCAAGAGAAAGGAAGTTCTTGCCccttagtgaaaaaaaaaatgaacaggAAAAAGAAGAGAAGTATACTGTATTGAGTGCTGAAAGTTTTGAGGTTCACTAGTGAAGTTAGGATATTAACATTGGATTCTTAATTATGATAGAAGCTGTTCCCAAATCTTGGATAACGTTTTCAGGCTATCATCTGGAGCCATGAAAGGTTGACAACATTGTGCCATCATCTTATGATTTTGTTCAgactttgacctttgaactctgaaaaaaaaaactacatcTGTTGGCTGAAAAACCTTCAACTATTTTGTATACTTGAGCATGATCAGGACATAAAAAGTATCTACAATGTGTGTTATTGTGTCTATTTTTActtgatgaaaatgtttttgtctGTCCTTTTTTCATGAACATGTCAAACAGTTCAGCCAACCTGTACCCTCCTCAATGACAAAGCTTTGCAACGATAATGTGCATGAAAATCTAAGATCTACTCGGTGTTATGATGATATCTTGAATGCCTGGAACTGACTATCCTAAACTTCTAATTGGGTGTTGCAGAGAGGTTACCATGGTGTTCGGATTTTAAACTACCATAGTTTACGTAGAAAAGCTTTTATCATGTTGatgctgtgtgtgtgtgtgtgtgagtatgCTGTGTAAATGTATCACATGATCAGAATGTTTAAATGCAGATTTGCATACAAGAATGAGAGCGGCATGGGACTCTGCTAAGAACTTTTACCTCTTGGGGTCAGGGGTCACATCCGCTTACAAGCTGTGATTTTGAATATCATACTGACATTCTGTAGTACAGATAGGCGACTTGGTAAGATACTACATCTACTTTTACTTTCAGGAATTGTGGCTTCCAGTATGTATGAAATTGTCAATGAAAGTCTGTCCTACCTGACCAGCACCATAACCTGAGGCCTGAAGCCTGGATTTTGCTAAAAACATGTCAGGATGGAGACAATCATAGTACACAGTACAGTAGCAGTAATATTAGAACATCAGTTACTTTTTTGACATAAGGCAATGTTCACCTTGAAAtagaaagatttaaacttttgctccaaactttcctcaaggaaacttgaaACCATCCTCTTTCATATAATCAGaaataaatatcaggggtcaccttggAAATTTTTGGGATTAAAGCAATAAATactgaaagtcaaaatggctgccataccctgtgttaactctacaggtggaaaaaaattaaacttttggttttcaccaaaacaaaaaaataccaagATATTGAAAACTTCTTTTCTCCAAGGGCTTCTAAGTAAGTCCACAGGAGCAGCAAGCCATTGCAGAATTGTTAAAAATTGAGCGTCTGAGAATCCCGTCCCCCGAAGCATATTCTACTTGAAGAAGCACTCCATCAAGAGGCAGACAGAATTCTTTTGACTGTATCTATCACAATTTGGATATCAGCTGGCAAGTCATGGTAAAGTGATAAGTTTATTACTATAACCAGAagaaaaaaaagggaaaaaatatcTCTCCGCTTTTCAGCTGCTTGTGTTCTTTGGCATAAAGCTTAAaggtaaattttctgaaacaGAAAGAGAAAAGAGACAATAATTAATTTATCTGAcctggatttttttttcagagattGCTGTAAAGGTctgtgttttttgaaaaaagtcagaCTTTGGATCAATTCACTGGATGAGAAGATATTTAAGGCGGGACAGAGACTTACACCTTCCGCCAAGAATGAAAACAGATGGCATGCCCTCATCATTGAGCAGTTTAAAAATACATCCCATTTATGTCATCTGATATATGCTAGACCAAGTCAGGGTTTTAACAGTACCTGATGGTCaaatgttgtgaaaatgtaatactgctgcaattttcattaattGAAATTTAAGACTAATCAGTTGAAGCATCAAGTATAGTCTCTCTGCCTATGATTTGAAGAGCACTTCAAATTGTTTGAATTATTACGACATAAAAACTTTGGACAACGTATGAAACACAATGTGCATCACGTATGGAGTGAGCAAAATTGAAATCTGGTTATAAGAAGCGACAGCAAATTTTCATGTGCAATCACTTCCAATACGGATAAAACTGTCCAGAACAGAGCAGCAATGTTACAGTTCAGACTTCTTACAGTACCAGAGATTTTCTTCTAGAACGTAGGTCTTCAGTATCGACTTGAttcattcaaatatgatatGCTCAAATGCCAATACCTTTAACTTTAGATAATTATTGTTTCGCTAtatttgttctgtttatcaatTGCAAATTCTTGTTCTAATCCTTGCAGCGGATTGAAACACCTTCATTTAACTTGTCAGAACAGCATCTATCCATGTAgaatacactgttattgtttaaatttcaatTCTAGTCtgaaccagaattcacttgtcaacaacaacaatatgttatttgacaagctgaacactgtgtatctcaacatgctttggggagtagaacaagaaactgtagttgacattaaaaagaaaaactgtgaaaaaatcatcaaacgttacagctGCTGGCCCTTTAGTACATGTATTATTATAACTCACTGGGTATACTGTCTTCTCCTGGCCTCTTCCTGCTTTGGTCCCCCCTGTCGAAAAACAACATTGAGAAACCATTATTTCAGTTTATTCCACCTACAGTCATTTTCATCGGCTGGCGTTTGAAGTTAGCGACTGTAAGAATTGTTTTCCTTACTGCAACATATGTTGCCCCAATTTTTCAGACCtacccatcttttttcttctcTGCAAAGCCATGGTTTAAATGTCTTTCCGAGATGTCATTCCCTTCTGAACACACAAGTTTCACCTTTACATTCCTTTTTTCAAAAAGACTGAGAAAAAACCATAGATTTGTGAAAAAGTACCCCTAAGGTGGTGAAGCTCATCATTAAGTGAAAATACACATACAGTGAAAAGCAGCTATAGCAGCAGAAATATAGGAACTCAACTGTACTTAATTGAGCTTGCTTATTTGAATTGctggtttttgatcaaaacatgcTGCACTGCCTAAACCAGACCccaaaaattaacatttaaatAATATTGGAACAAAAATTGCTGTCATCATGCAAAACATTTGCTTTTTATATGTCCTGTTTCCTCTAGCTTTACAATGCAATATCAATAGTTTCACCAATTAGTGTGTGACACACGAAGTAGGCTGACAGCGCCCACAGTACAATTTCACTCTGGAGTCAAAAATGTCTTTTAcacttgtgaaaaaaaatcatacaacATTCCTACCTTGTGTAACCGCATTTTTCCAGCTCTCGTTGCATCTGTTGTGTTTCTACGATATACTGTTCAAGCAGCTCCTCTTTTGCCGGAGGAAAGATATTTGGAATAAATCTTGCAAATAGATGTGGTTTTAGCTGTgccaattctgaaaaaaataaaaaatacaaaatgatcaTACAAGACACATAAAATCTTGTGGTGTTGTACATCTGTCAGTAACGTGTGGtttacagacagagagagagaaagagagagagagagagagagagagagagagagagagagagagagagagagcgaatGATGTATATATAGAGATAGGCAGAGACAGAATGGCGGATAATGACACaattagaaaaagaaagaaaacgacTGACTTCTTAATCATACCTGGTTTGAGTTGATAAAGGCCTTTGACAATATTTGCCATGGTTGGTGGCGAAACTGCAAATGGCTTTGTCTGTGCTTCTTCTAATAAACCTATGATAACAATGAAAtgtcaaaactgtcaaaaagaTAATTTTCAGCTACACATATATTGATGCTGGTACAAGAAACAGCtgagctaaaatacaggcacaCAAGAACTAAAATGAAATATGAAGTGCTTCAACAGAAGAGCTGAAATAAGTTTTAAGTTGTCAAATCTCATACACTTGACTCTTTtattaattattcaaaattttcgaaaaatcagAATGCACTGGTATCAAAAGCCCCGCACACAAGTCGCGATTTCAGGTCTACGGCACATGATACAAAGATGTAATAGTTCAGTTTCCTCTCAGGGGTTTAGAAGCATGGTTGGCTATCTCTTGGAGCACTGACTAATGAAAGATATTGCCAAAGATAAACTGATATCTTTCAATAGAGTTGTAATGGACTGGTAAATGATTAAAGCTGCACAGATTATATGAGCCATCTACATGCACACAGATGTTTAAACAGTTTTGACACTTGGGATATTGCATGAACAGGTTTTCAAACATGTTATATTTGAAAATGCTCAGATCCTACAGTATTGACATGTTGGCAAACACAACAGAAGGATTGTATAATGTAGGGAAAGCGATGGATATGTCAGGAATTCATTGAAAATCATCTCATTGGAATACTACATCATGTAATAAAACAATGAATAGTATTAGCTCAAGGACGGATCTTCTGTATTTTTATGGAAAATTGGAATATTGCTGCATCAGGAAGGTATAGAATGACAAACCGAACTGTTTATGGATAATTTCTACAGACATGTTGACCTTTTGAAAAGCTGATGCTACAGCAACGGGGCAGTGCTTGCTGCAAAGGTAATGACGCAAACGTCCTCCAACCTCTATCAACATAAAGAAATTTGCACTTTATGCCGATACTAGAACTACATTTCTGGCTTGACTAAAACATTACAAGCATTGACTTGCTGATATTTACTAGGAACAAATATAATTACGTTGTAAGTGGGTTCTGCTGAAAATTTAATGCACCAAACAGTATACCTCATAAAACCGTTTTCCTACAGGGAAAACAAAACCAAATTGTTTGAACTCATGGATGGTACTACAAAACCAAATTGTTTGAATATGTGGATGGTACTACAAAACCAAATTGTTTGAATATGTTGACGGTACTTACTGAATAATAATGGAACATGTTTGTCTGCTACATATATCGTGAATAACTTAGATAATTCATCTTTTAAATCTGTATTGAGTTTTGTTGCTACGTAAAAACGATTCTGTAACAAAAAGGGAAAGGTCAGACAGTAGTATCgaaatgtaataaaatcaagATGTGCTAATCTAATATTAATGTCTGAAAGCAGAAATCAATTCATCTCTTCTCATCAATGTATAATAAGAGTTGGATTCTTGTATCACAGTGTGTTACACCGCGCATGGGTTTTCAGTGTTGCCTACAATATCATGTTCACTTCTTGTTGCACTTGGAGTACTGCAGTTTTGTCACAGGGGCTGCACAGGGTCAGTGCTTGGGGTAAGTATTTTTTTTGTGGTGTGTATGCACTGAGTCAGCAAGCCAAATACTGGGCGTTTCTTCAACGAGCGCTCAGaagtaaaatgacaaaattttgtcgATAAAGTGGTATAAATATCCACACATTTTCAGTTACAGTCACCGCgcgaattaaccctttgagagtcAAAGTCAATTTCGTCTCCTTTACAAAATACAACTCAGACAATTGTTTTAAGTGCTGCTATAATTACTTACCATGTAATTAAAAATTGGAACAATACCTCCTAAAGCTTGTGTATATTGGTTTAGTGCAAAGTTAAAACTTCCTACGTAGGATTCTTGTGGACTAGACTGGAATACAGAAAGCAGTAATGCATTAATTCTAATTTTGTTGAAGTATTACAGTATTATGCTTCCGAAAAGAGATCATTAGTATCcagaaaattattttctttacatgtctctttttttaaatttcttggcACTTGACTCATCACAGATATTTGCCATTAATTGGACATTTTGATTGGCCTTTTTTGAAGACTTGGTGTCTGGAACTATCAGTAGTGAAATTAAGAATtgcaagtttgaaaaatataagaAGTGCTCTTTGAAGCCTTTCGTCCCCATTTCCGAGTATTGCAGTCGAACTTCACCAATGTAAAACAGTGGGAGCGGGCAAAACCATtttggtgaaagggttagaaCAAGCCAGTCAGCTTTAGTCTAAATCAGGGTATGACAAAAACGTAGGCACATAATTCTTGTTATCAGTgccttcaaattatttttcctttcactaccatggttggGCCTTGACCTATTGTTATAAATGGTGATTCTGGACCTGCCTACGAGAAACAAATTTATCCTAAATGTGGCTCTGATGAAACTTACTCTACTTTTGTACAattcaaacatcaaatgtaatgACACAGTCAAATCTGATTTTAGTGTCATTAccaacaaacataaacaaatactaaaataacATCACTTTACCAAATTTGCACTAGATGCACCGggaatatacatgtactagatgtacaatattttcacactgttttgcTACAGTTCCAAAACACAGGTAACTGACTCCTAATCTAAGATAAACCCTTCTGTTGCAGCCTGGTACAACTCCAGAGATATATAAGCAAAGTGAAATAGAAGTCCATAAACACTGGCAGGCCTAACACATGGAAACACTCATTATAAATCCAATAATTAAATATCTGTCACTGTCATTTAACATGATTAAGCACTTACTTGTAATTCCAGTGACAGTCTTTCTAAATGTTTACTAATGACTGTAAGTAGATCATTGTACATCTGTTCTGAATGTTGTTGACAAACACACTTGTAAACACAGCTGAAAAAtgtcaagaaataaaaaatatccatTGATTAATTAATGCTTCTCTCTTCAAAAAGTCACAATTGACCTGTTAAATGGAAGGCATTTTTATAAGATGACTTTGACTTCCTTGCCACTGCAGCACCTGAAGACAAAGACTCAATGCAGGGTGATTAGAAAATGTACAA of the Ptychodera flava strain L36383 chromosome 20, AS_Pfla_20210202, whole genome shotgun sequence genome contains:
- the LOC139120148 gene encoding CDK2-associated and cullin domain-containing protein 1-like — its product is MDEPMEDQCGEHQPNEDQQQSTAEAERKKLPSLLRPVVMGAITKEEYESQYWPKLESAITQLLTQTPGDYIPISYEQMYSCVYKCVCQQHSEQMYNDLLTVISKHLERLSLELQSSPQESYVGSFNFALNQYTQALGGIVPIFNYMNRFYVATKLNTDLKDELSKLFTIYVADKHVPLLFSLLEEAQTKPFAVSPPTMANIVKGLYQLKPELAQLKPHLFARFIPNIFPPAKEELLEQYIVETQQMQRELEKCGYTRGDQSRKRPGEDSIPKNLPLSFMPKNTSS